In a single window of the Bufo bufo chromosome 5, aBufBuf1.1, whole genome shotgun sequence genome:
- the PPDPFL gene encoding pancreatic progenitor cell differentiation and proliferation factor-like protein encodes MASVPSAGCLLAKNQYYRVRLNSESSVCSSSSDSGLPSELEKPQQGLPDMIEKCWWLKNFFHCEQVSTSSVQINMGTARHHS; translated from the exons ATGGCATCTGTTCCATCAGCTGGTTGCCTCTTAGCAAAAAATCAGTACTACAGAG TGCGGCTGAACTCTGAGTCTAGTGTCTGTTCTAGTAGTTCAGACTCAGGACTTCCTTCAGAACTGGAGAAACCTCagcaag GTTTACCTGACATGATTGAAAAATGCTGGTGGTTGAAAAACTTTTTCCACTGTGAACAAGTTTCAACGTCATCAGTGCAGATAAACATGGGAACTGCAAG acaCCACAGCTGA